The following are encoded together in the Strongyloides ratti genome assembly S_ratti_ED321, chromosome : 2 genome:
- a CDS encoding DNA-directed RNA polymerase II subunit RPB7, whose translation MFFHLTLEHEISLHPKYFGPNLMDTVKQKLFNEVEGTCTGKHGFVIAVTTIDSIGHGMIQPGRGFVTYFVKYKAIVFRPFKNQVMDAIVTQINKVGIFCEIGPLSVFISQHCIPQDLKFDTINDIPCFKNDDETIVIKIDDEIRVKLIGTRVDASDIFAIGTLMDDYLGLVSTE comes from the exons ATGTTCTTTCATCTTACTTTAGAACATGAGATTTCATTACATCCTAAATATTTTGGTCCAAACTTGATGGATACAGTAAAACAGAAACTTTTTAATGAAGTTGAAGGAACATGTACAGGAAAACACGGTTTTGTTATTGCTGTTACAACTATTGACTCAATTGGTCATGGCATGATTCAACCAG GGCGTGGATTTGTCACATATTTCGTTAAGTATAAAGCAATCGTTTTTCGCCCATTCAAAAATCAAGTAATGGATGCAATTGTTACACAAATTAATAAAGTCGGAATTTTTTGTGAAATTGGACCATTATCTGTTTTTATCTCACAACATTGTATCCCCCAAGATCTCAAATTTGACACTATTAATGATATTCcatgttttaaaaatgatgatgAAACAATTGTGATAAAAATTGATGATGAAATAAGAGTTAAACTTATTGGTACCCGAGTAGATGCTTCTGATATTTTTGCAATTGGTACATTAATGGATGATTATCTTGGTTTAGTTTCAACcgaataa
- a CDS encoding GM04682p, which translates to MFKQIFASALFDEVRRMDGRQLIYQVLNFGMIVSTALMIWKGLMVITGSESPIVVVLSGSMEPAYFRGDLLTLYYDRKKPIEVGDVTVFKIEGRDIPIVHRVIKVHGNNVDDLKFLTKGDNNQVDDRGLYLPGQNWLKQADVVGQPHGYIPYIGMITIIMNDYPQLKYAVLGVLGLFVLIHRE; encoded by the coding sequence atgtttaaacaaattttcgCTTCTGCTCTTTTTGATGAAGTTAGGCGTATGGATGGACGCCAACTGATATACCAAGTCCTCAATTTTGGTATGATAGTATCTACAGCTCTTATGATTTGGAAAGGGCTAATGGTTATCACTGGAAGCGAAAGTCCTATTGTTGTAGTTCTTTCCGGTTCTATGGAACCAGCATATTTTAGAGGAGATTTGTTAACATTGTAttatgatagaaaaaaaCCTATAGAGGTTGGTGATGTTACagtatttaaaatagaagGACGAGATATTCCTATAGTCCATAGAGTTATTAAAGTTCACGGAAACAATGTTGATgatcttaaatttttaacaaaaggTGATAACAATCAAGTAGATGATCGTGGTCTATATCTTCCAGGACAAAATTGGTTGAAGCAAGCAGATGTTGTTGGACAACCTCATGGTTATATCCCTTATATTGGTATGATAACAATCATAATGAATGACTATCCACAACTAAAATATGCAGTACTTGGTGTACTGGGTTTATTTGTTTTGATTCACAGAGAATAA
- a CDS encoding Protein disulfide-isomerase TMX3 — MWFVAFYAPWCGHCKRLMPTWEHLAHAVADKEIDVRIGYPTIIFFRNGVEIPYEGERTNEKMLDFVIKSSGPVIKVINKQSELTNAIKNCDKDPVFLFVGDEDILFEKFKDIAEKEFVSVNFYKTKVANVLPGNIKILSEPTVIVFKDKTHYIYPHNDISLKEWILQEKWILMPQINYANLHAVGTLSKKLLVLIISDFLERSKKDSKVSKFEKIANEAALMVRKDTEMSSMFQFGWVDGNAIPTSIVIGNFDIPGILVFNYSSYEYYISNDEPAKMTPHSIKTFLNSIMEGEIKPLGGNSLITNVRRSIFELCKNVYEMFANQPILASCLFGVPLAFFSIITYSICSSDFSVDRDEIFSESETEEEELEESEDQWNLVDNDSEHEKNE; from the exons ATGTGGTTTGTAGCG ttttatgCACCATGGTGTGGACATTGTAAACGTTTAATGCCCACTTGGGAACATTTAGCACATGCTGTAGCGGATAAAGAAATTGATGTACGTATTG GATATCCaacaataattttctttagaAATGGTGTTGAAATTCCTTATGAAGGTGAAAGaacaaatgaaaaaatgttagactttgttataaaaagttCTGGACCAGTAATTAAAGTAATTAATAAACAGTCTGAGTTAACAAACGCTATTAAAAACTGTGACAAAGATCCAGTGTTTTTGTTTGTCGGTGATGAAGATATACTTTTTGAgaaatttaaagatattgctgaaaaagaatttgttagtgttaacttttataaaacaaaagtaGCAAATGTTTTACCaggaaatataaaaattttatcagaACCAACTGTTATtgtatttaaagataaaacaCATTACATTTATCCTCATAATGATATTTCACTTAAAGAATGGATACTTCAAGAAAAATGGATATTGATGCCACAAATAAATTATGCTAATTTGCATGCAGTTGGAACTTTATCTAAGAAATTGttagttttaataatatctgATTTTCTAGAAAGATCTAAAAAAGATTCAAAAGTttcaaaatttgaaaaaatagcAAATGAAGCAGCTTTGATGGTAAGAAAAGACACAGAAATGTCATCAATGTTTCAATTTGGATGGGTTGATGGTAATGCGATTCCTACATCTATAGTCATTGGAAATTTTGACATCCCTGgaattttagtttttaacTATTCATCTTATGAATACTATATAAGTAATGATGAACCTGCCAAAATGACACCACATtctattaaaacatttttaaattcaataaTGGAAGGAGAAATTAAACCACTTGGAGGAAATTCATTAATTACAAATGTCCGTCGTTCAATATTCGAATTATGCAAAAATGTATATGAAATGTTTGCAAACCAACCAATTCTTGCTTCATGCCTTTTTGGTGTTCCACTAGcatttttttccattattaCATACTCAATATGTAGTTCTGATTTTTCTGTTGATAGAGATGAAATTTTTTCAGAAAGTGAAACAGAAGAAGAGGAACTTGAGGAAAGTGAAGATCAATGGAATTTGGTTGATAATGATAGTGAacatgaaaaaaatgaataa
- a CDS encoding NADH dehydrogenase [ubiquinone] iron-sulfur protein 6, mitochondrial has protein sequence MNRTLTKTTPSFFQYFQRFKGSNPKVGLPAPVDINKNNAVFDEKTHTGQAWDQSDYRLQRFHTAEKMVNPNIAMDLIAQVPSTPCEENVVSCDGGHPALGHPKVFINLDKPGNHACGYCGQRFYNTHVTKEEHKNINYISC, from the exons atgaaTCGAACTTTAACTAAAACTACTCCTAGTTTTTTTCAGTATTTTCAAAGATTTAAAGGTTCGAATCCTAAAGTTGGTCTTCCGGCACCTGtagatattaataaaaataatgctGTTTTTGACGAAAAAACTCATACAGGACAg gCATGGGATCAATCAGATTATCGTTTACAAAGATTTCACACTGCTGAAAAAATGGTAAATCCAAATATTGCAATGGATCTTATTGCACAAGTTCCTTCAACACCTTGTGAAGAAAATGTTGTTTCATGTGATGGTGGACATCCAGCTCTTGGACATCCAAAAGTTTTCATTAATTTAGATAAGCCTGGTAATCATGCATGTGGATATTGTGGACAAAGATTTTATAATACACATGTTACAAAAGAAGAACATAAGAATATTAATTACATAAGTTgctga
- a CDS encoding Occludin/RNA polymerase II elongation factor, ELL domain and RNA polymerase II elongation factor ELL family-containing protein, with translation MQSIANDYQIWREPLIEVEHGGRQDTAIFLRMTDQSQQSMIEAHLKNLPIFLHVKADQIYFEIAKDGRNEILDVNTVRHNSNETEHGLALNTSENKFEHCALFKGRLQIQATNKSIDQARAKAQRAKEQETTKTAVKLDITNKDKRKNIPTKAMGDRGPPKEPVVSNKKHSPTLTSRYTGQTLTELNNQPMYLRVLHVVATGKFKSIDEIVKKIKTDSYGKGDVSPNNEFAEKLASIPKIVEEIIDKSQKMITLKRELYGQIDKNWKWYTSEERANVRGMLSKRPDTNIVAPTRRSGMYTLSAPSSSKNQEPNKEVKEPVSTKISVSPQLESGEIIDETPTESPKKKEYLLTPNAPSEDYSTHFNDIKTLEEYEKYILLHEKEYNEYLSLHNYLKDIAKKFENFQKSLSETSINTKEHQKVLRSVQSNYEHYENDAEFLRKRQRHLDLRTRLEILTNKIEEWDRRDKEKR, from the exons ATGCAATCTATTGCCAATGATTACCAAATATGGCGTGAGCCTTTGATAGAAGTAGAACATGGTGGTCGTCAAGATActgcaatttttttaagaatgaCTGATCAAAGTCAACAAAGTATGATTGAAGCTCATCTGAAGAATTTACCAATTTTTCTTCATGTAAAAGCGGATCAAATTTACTTTGAAATTGCAAAAGATGGTAGAAATGAAATTTTAGATGTTAATACTGTAAGACATAATTCAAATGAAACTGAACATGGATTAGCTTTAAACACAtctgaaaataaatttgaacaTTGTGCTCTTTTTAAGGGTAGACTTCag ATTCAAGCAACAAACAAAAGTATTGATCAAGCCAGAGCTAAAGCTCAAAGGGCTAAGGAACAAGAAACAACAAAAACGGCTGTTAAACTtgatataacaaataaagaTAAACGGAAAAATATTCCAACAAAAGCAATGGGTGATAGAGGACCACCTAAAGAACCAGTagtatcaaataaaaaacattctCCAACATTAACATCTCGTTATACGGGACAAACATTGACAGAATTAAATAATCAACCTATGTATTTAAGAGTTCTTCATGTTGTTGCAACTGGTAAATTTAAATCTATTGATGagattgttaaaaaaattaaaactgaTTCTTATGGTAAGGGAGATGTAAGCCCTAACAATGAATTTGCTGAAAAATTAGCTTCTATTCCTAAGATTGTTGAAGAGATTATTGATAAATCTCAAAAAATGATTACTCTTAAAAGAGAATTATATGGacaaatagataaaaattggAAATGGTATACATCTGAGGAGCGTGCCAATGTTAGGGGAATGTTATCAAAAAGACCAGATACTAATATAGTTGCTCCAACAAGACGTTCAGGTATGTATACATTATCTGCTCCATCATCTTCCAAAAATCAAGAACCTAACAAAGAAGTTAAAGAACCAGTTTCAACTAAGATATCTGTTTCTCCACAACTTGAAAGTGGTGAAATTATAGATGAAACTCCTACAGAATCTCCTAAAAAGAAGGAATATCTTTTAACACCAAATGCTCCTTCTGAAGACTATTCAACacattttaatgatataaaaacattagaagaatatgaaaaataCATACTTCTTCatgaaaaagaatataatgaatatttgTCATTGCATAATTATCTTAAAGATATAgctaaaaaatttgaaaattttcaaaaatctCTTTCAGAAACTTCTATAAATACAAAAGAACATCAAAAAGTATTACGTTCAGTACAGTCAAATTATGAGCATTATGAAAATGATGCTGAGTTTCTTCGTAAACGTCAAAGACACCTTGATCTTCGCACCAGACttgaaattttaacaaataaaatagagGAATGGGATAGACgtgataaagaaaaaagatag
- a CDS encoding Transient receptor potential cation channel subfamily M member 1, producing MSEDTIHHITTLNTSENESHNNLFSSTFGVCSNGPDDTVNSYHRNNKNKKKYQFIEKDSMINELDEKIQNCWIEKTFKIRECIKFIPSSNEKDKCCCGNYSSFHSHKALSRFTTAVINKKYPKSVNNKKWNILEHTECKSTDSYGTIEFQGGNHAHKAYYCRVGFDSNPKDILYLMENIWKLETPNLVITIHGGMTNFEVQQKLGKVFREGLLKAAQTTGAWIITSGIDSGVVRHVARALDDAGISARMRSKIILLGIAPYGLLSNREKFIGKNIVIPLDHQPYSVRNNYTMLNDRHSYFLLVDNGTVGRYGADMVLRKRFENYLSLPNNLFYPAKRIPIICVILEGGICTLESALQYVTSKPPCPVIVCDGSGRISDLLSFAQKNLLQNGLLSPPVRNDLEILIKKIFNADSNTAHQILNTIMKCVNQKDLGVKDVDYTILTAILRGQNLSPIDQLYLTLSWNRVDIARSHIFAKNKEFNSNVLYSTLMDALLLERVDFVKLLFENGVNLSKFLTVSRLETLYNFDKQEILSLLQFLIGTQAESKRYKNLTLFDIGIIIEKLMGNAYRSNYTTRRYKSKNGISNKNKNNLFSSSNSKVGSLILSSGNCSTNSIYFNGKNETLKETDFGGRNNYIQHESTESKEEVDFSFPLNELMIWVILTKRHELAKFLWQYGEEAMARSLIAIRLYKGMAKVASDDYTALEVSTILREHANDFKKLSLELLEHCYQQDDRQTKKMLTTQLPNWGHHTCLSLAFLANNKEFLAHPCCQILLAELWYGGLRFRSQSNIKVIAAVLFPPTILLLDFKSSAYNLPNNISIKKKDSQINENNHIINNYKNIDKNIRTTFSEDNEIEDENYFSFPSREHLNQKRRSVVSLTYNSLFPEGQCGWRRLLGKKEDSNEKDNKEIDQINSSNINQQTDYIYVDSSNLEKKIDDNQKLSLGDKFQHWIILLFYKFLLFYRAPITSFWIWAISFGVFLTTFTFVLLIEFPIEPTIYEWYIFVYVISITLEHIRKLLTLEGSSIIEKIRVFYNTTYWHILTSTAIMTYFIGFSFRLNKETIHTHGRIILSVNSVFWHMKLFDFLSVHPKIGPYITMAGKMVLNMSYIIVMLLVTLMAFGLSRQAITYPHEKFNWLLVRNIFYKPYFMLYGEVYAGEIDTCGDEGTNCVPGGWIPPIIMTIFLLVANILLINMLIAIFNNIFTITNAMSQQVWMFQRYSQVLEYQDTPIIPPPFTPLIHLYLIINTLIKWSVRKKKNITTSTDYKKVKNMMPFAIKIHMTKDELRRIHDFEEDCMDDLCRKKNSLVKKNCETDNDTYNENIEIMTGKIVELINDNQNLKNNLNKIQEDLKNIEENQQFIIQMVIQNREKRKNSEIQNDKEIDCKSTLDDIEDPDSENDEPFMRSRLPTYVGDKIPLKHYVLPQYTSITDGLSNKLRLREWHKLSLSRYSQIDDQLGNEANFDINVNEIKSSNFLSDMQDMMKINNDEDNLYFNPLCPKVSCHHSNPKNDNILTTVPLQSSTKKQFD from the exons ATGAGTGAGGATACCATTCATCATATTACTACATTAAATACTAGTGAAAATGAATCtcataacaatttattttcttctacTTTCGGTGTTTGTAGTAATGGACCTGACGATACAGTCAATAGTTAtcatagaaataataaaaataaaaaaaaataccaattTATAGAGAAAGATTCAATGATTAATGAATTA GAtgaaaaaattcaaaattgTTGGAtagaaaaaacatttaaaatacgagaatgtattaaatttattccaTCTTCtaatgaaaaagataaatgtTGTTGTGGAAATTATAGTTCTTTTCATTCACATAAAGCTTTATCAAGATTTACAACAGctgttataaataaaaaatatcctaaatcagttaataataaaaaatggaaTATTTTAGAACATACAGAATGTAAAAGTACTGATTCATATGGTACAATAGAATTTCAAGGTGGAAATCATGCACATAAAGCTTATTATTGTAGGGTTGGTTTTGATTCTAATCCAAAAGATATTCTTTATTTGATGGAAAATATATGGAAGTTAGAGACACCTAATTTAGTAATAACTATACATGGTGGAATGACAAATTTTGAAGTTCAACAAAAATTAGGAAAAGTTTTTAGGGAGGGACTTCTTAAGGCTGCACAAACAACAGGTGCATGGATTATAACTTCTGGAATTGATTCAGGAGTAGTAAGACATGTTGCAAGAGCTTTAGATGATGCTGGAATTTCAGCAAGAATGagaagtaaaataattttattaggTATTGCACCATATggtttattatcaaatagagaaaaatttattggaaaaaatattgttataccATTAGATCATCAACCATATAGTgtaagaaataattatacaaTGTTAAATGATAGACATTCATACTTTTTACTTGTTGATAATGGTACTGTTGGAAGGTATGGAGCAGATATGGTTTTAAGAAAACGTTTTGAAAATTATCTTTCATTAccaaataatcttttttatccAGCAAAAAGGATACCTATTATATGTGTAATACTAGAAGGTGGTATTTGTACTCTTGAATCAGCTCTTCAATATGTTACAag taaaccACCATGTCCTGTTATTGTTTGTGATGGAAGTGGACGAATTTCagatttattatcttttgcacaaaaaaatcttttacaaaatgg attaCTTTCACCACCAGTAAGAAATGATTTagaaattttgataaaaaaaatttttaatgcaGATTCAAATACAGCTCATCAAATTCTTAATACTATTATGAAATGTGTTAATCAAAAGGATTTG GGAGTAAAAGATGTCGATTATACTATATTAACAGCAATTTTACGTGGTCAAAATTTATCTCCAATAgatcaattatatttaacattatcaTGGAATCGTGTAGATATAGCAAGAAGTCATATTTTtgctaaaaataaagaatttaattctaatgttttatattcaaCATTAATGGATGCTCTTCTCCTTGAAAGAGTAGATTTTGTTAAACTTCTTTTTGAAAATGGAGTTAatttaagtaaatttttaacagttTCAAGATTAGaaacattatataattttgataaacaaGAAATACTTTCAttgttacaatttttaataggaACTCAAGCAGAatcaaaaagatataaaaatttaacactTTTTGATATAGGtataataattgaaaaattaatggGAAATGCTTATAGAAGTAATTATACAACAAGACgttataaatcaaaaaatggtatttcaaataaaaataaaaataatttattttcatcaaGTAATAGTAAAGTGGGatcattaatattaagtAGTGGTAATTGTTCCACaaattcaatttattttaatggaaaaaatgaaacattaAAAGAAACAGATTTTGGTGgtagaaataattatatacaaCATGAATCTACTGAATCAAAAGAAGAAGTAGATTTTTCATTTCctttaaatgaattaatgATATGGGTTATTTTGACAAAACGTCATGAATTAGCTAAATTTTTATGGCAATATGGTGAAGAAGCAATGGCTAGAAGTTTAATAGCTATAAGATTATATAAAGGTATGGCTAAAGTTGCTTCTGATGATTATACAGCACTTGAAGTTAGTACAATATTACGTGAACATgctaatgattttaaaaaattgtcatTAGAATTATTAGAACATTGTTATCAACAAGATGATAGACaaactaaaaaaatgttaacaaCCCAATTACCTAATTGGGGTCATCATACATGTTTATCATTAGCATTTTTAGCAAATAATAAAGAGTTTTTAGCTCATCCATGTTGTCAAATTCTTTTAGCTGAATTATGGTATGGTGGACTTCGTTTTCGTAGTCaatcaaatataaaagttattgcAGCAGTTTTATTTCCACCaactattttattacttgATTTTAAAAGTTCTGCATACAATTTAcctaataatatatcaataaaaaaaaaagattcacaaataaatgaaaataatcatataataaataattataagaatattgataaaaatataagaacAACATTTTCTGAAGATAATGAAATAGAagatgaaaattattttagttttCCTAGTAGAGAacatttaaatcaaaaaagaaGAAGTGTTGTTTCATTAACATATAATTCTCTTTTTCCAGAAGGACAATGTGGATGGAGAAGACTTTTGggaaaaaaagaagattcTAATGAAAAAGATAACAAAGAAATTGATCAAATAAATTCTTCAAATATTAATCAACAAACagattatatttatgttgattcttcaaatttagaaaaaaaaatagatgaCAATCAAAAATTATCACTTGGAGATAAATTTCAACATTggattatattattattttataaatttcttttattttatagagCACCTATAACATCTTTTTGGATATGGGCAATATCATTTGGTGTTTTTTTAACAACATTtacatttgttttattaattgaattTCCAATAGAACCAACTATATATGAATggtatatatttgtatatgtTATTTCAATAACACTAGAACatataagaaaattattaacattagAAGGTTCAtctattattgaaaaaatacgagttttttataatacaacATATTGGCATATTTTAACATCAACTGCTATTATGACATATTTTATAGGTTTTTCATTTagattaaataaagaaacaaTACATACTCATGGAAGAATTATACTATCTGTTAATTCTGTTTTTTGGCATatgaaattatttgattttctTTCAGTACACCCTAAAATAGGTCCATATATTACAATGGCAGGTAAAATGGTACTTAATATGAGTTATATAATTGTAATGCTTCTTGTAACATTAATGGCATTTGGTTTATCAAGACAAGCTATTACATATCCacatgaaaaatttaattggttacttgttagaaatattttttataaaccatattttatgttatatgGTGAAGTTTATGCAGGTGAAATAGATACATGTGGTGATGAGGGAACAAATTGTGTACCAGGAGGTTGGATACCACCAATAATTatgacaatatttttattagtagCAAATATTCTTCttataaatatgttaatagcaatatttaataatatttttacaataacaaATGCTATGTCTCAACAAGTATGGATGTTTCAAAGATATTCTCAAGTTTTAGAATATCAAGATACACCAATAATCCCGCCACCTTTTACTCcattaatacatttatatctTATTATAAATACACTAATAAAATGGTCGgttagaaaaaagaaaaatataacaacatcaacagattataaaaaagttaagaaTATGATGCCTTTTgcaataaaaatacatatgaCTAAAGATGAATTAAGAAGAATACATGATTTTGAAGAAGATTGTATGGATGATttatgtagaaaaaaaaatagtttagttaaaaaaaattgtgaaACTGATAATGATacatataatgaaaatattgaaattatGACAGGAAAAATTGttgaattaataaatgataatcaaaatttaaaaaataatttaaataaaattcaagaagatttaaaaaatattgaagaaaatCAACAATTTATAATTCAAATGGTTATACAAAATCGTGAAAAAA gaaaAAATAGTGAAATAcaaaatgataaagaaataGATTGTAAATCAACATTAGATGATATAGAAGATCCCGATTCAGAAAATGATGAACCATTTATGAGAAGTCGATTACCTACATATGTTGGTGATAAAATACCCTTAAAACATTATGTACTTCCTCAATATACTTCTATAACCGATGGATTAAGTAATAAATTGCGCCTTCGGGAATGGCATAAACTGTCACTAAGTCGCTAT AGTCAAATTGATGATCAATTAGGAAATGAAGctaattttgatataaatgtGAATGAGATAAAatcatcaaattttttaagcgATATGCAAGATATGATGAAGATTAACAATGATGAAGATAACCTATATTTCAATCCTCTTTGCCCTAAGGTATCTTGTCATCATTCAAATCctaaaaatgataacattTTGACTACTGTACCTTTGCAATCATCaacaaaaaaacaatttgattaa
- a CDS encoding Protein giant translates to MKHFFLNAIMTDIYTSSASANNFKAMWSLDTSIPYQSGNEINNFNQNNLSYSNALDPSHFSNPNIVATFAQQLSTISTNYSNFNPNSSLSSSAGSPSSYASTSPPSTDSLKPLLPTQQRKKKPQPVPDEQKDSAYFERRKKNNESARRSREQRKLKEESSQQKICILQAENHRLKYELAATTNQIAALTNELNQLKNSLGLQAAAAAAQSLGQPFMMSN, encoded by the exons atgaaaCACTTTTTCTTAAATGCG ataatgACGGATATTTATACATCTTCAGCTTCTGCAAATAATTTCAAAGCTATGTGGTCATTAGATACATCAATACCATATCAATCAggaaatgaaataaataattttaatcaaaataatctTTCATATTCAAATGCATTGGATCCATCACATTTTTCAAATCCTAATATTGTAGCAACTTTTGCACAACAACTTTCAACAATTTCAACAAATTATTCTAATTTTAATCCAAATTCTTCACTTTCCAGTAGTGCTGGTTCACCATCTTCTTATGCATCAACATCACCTCCATCAACAGATTCTTTAAAACCACTACTTCCAACACAAcaacgaaaaaaaaaacctcaACCAGTACCAGATGAACAAAAAGATTCAGCTTATTTTGagagaagaaaaaaaaataatgaatcaGCTCGTCGTAGTAGAGAACAACGAAAATTGAAAGAAGAAAGTTCAcaacaaaaaatatgtattctTCAGGCAGAAAATCATAGATTAAAATATGAACTTGCTGCTACGACAAATCAAATTGCAGCTTTAACAAATGAATTAAATCaacttaaaaatagtttaggTTTACAAGCTGCAGCAGCTGCTGCACAAAGTCTTGGACAACCATTCATGATGtctaattaa
- a CDS encoding Adaptor protein complex AP-3 small chain sigma3 yields MIKAILVFNNHGKPRLLKFYSNYSEDEQQQIVRETFQIVSKRDENVCNFLEGSLLIGGSDYKLIYRHYATLYFVFCVDSSESELGILDLIQVFVETLDRCFENVCELDLVFHVDKVHNILSELVMGGMVLETNMNEILTRVQEQEKFEKQEAGISAAPARAVSAIKNINVSQQIKDLKLPDLPSLSNFKNPF; encoded by the exons atgataaaagcTATTTTAGTATTTAATAATCATGGAAAGCCacgtttattaaaattttatagtaattat tcTGAAGATGAACAACAACAAATTGTTCGTGAAACTTTTCAAATTGTTTCTAAAAGAGACGAGAATGTATGTAATTTTCTTGAAGGAAGTTTATTAATTGGTGGATCagattataaattaatataccGTCACTATGcaacattatattttgttttctgTGTTGATTCTTCTGAAAGTGAATTAGGGATATTAGATTTGATTCAAGTTTTTGTTGAAACACTTGACAGGTGTTTTGAAAATGTATGTGAATTAGATTTAGTTTTTCATGTAGATAAAgttcataatattttaagtgAACTTGTAATGGGTGGAATGGTATTAGAAACTAATATGAATGAAATATTGACAAGAGTTCAGGAACaagaaaaatttgaaaagCAAGAAGCAGGAATTTCAGCAGCTCCAGCAAGAGCTGTTTCAgctatcaaaaatattaatgtttcaCAACAAATTAAAGATCTCAAACTTCCCGATTTACCATCtctttcaaattttaaaaatccattttaa